In the Armatimonadota bacterium genome, CGTTGCCCTGCGATCACCCTATCATGGCCTCCGAACCGTTCCTCCGGGAGGAAGGCTTCACCAATGTGGAGATTCTCGCCGGCGGCCAGCTGGCCAGCGGGCGGACCGACATCGAGGCAGGCTTCGGGGTCTGGAGCATCACATCGCTCCTGCAAGCCGGCCAGCGCCCGGTGGTGCTCGCTCCTTTGCACCCGGGCTGCATCGAGATCTGGGCGCAGCCGGGCATCCGGTCGCTGCAGGATCTGCGCGGCCGGAGGGTGGTAGTCACGGCCAGGACGTTCGAGAACTTGGCCTACAGTGGCTTCGCCATCGTCCTCAAGCAGGCCGGTCTCGATCCGGCCGAGGTCAACTGGGTCATCCAGCCTGACGCCAATCTTGTCGCCCTGTACCTCGCCGGACAGAACGACGCCGTCTGGAGCGCCTCGGTGGGCGCCGCCGCCCTGCGCCGGAACCCCGCCAACCCGGGTCACGTCATTCACAACCAGCTCATGGACCGGCCCTGGTCCCTGACGGCCTGTTGTCTTCTGCTCGCCCGGCAGGAGTGGTACCGCGCGCACCCCGTCGCGGCAAAGCGAGCCGTACGGGCTATCCTCCGGGCGGCGGACGCCCAGACGGCGAGCCGGGCCGACGCCGTGAAGCGGGCGACCGACCGTGGCCTGTTCGGCGGCCCGGCCAACTTCGACAACGTCCTCTACACCGCCAGCATGGTACCGGCGAACTGGCGCGATCTCGACATGGAACGCAGCCTCCGCTTCTACGCCCGACTCGTGGCGGATGTGGGCCTGCTGACGGTCGGCGTGGACGAGGTCGTCCGCACCGTCGAGCCCCGGATCTTTGACGAGCTCCGTGCCGAGCTGCGGCCGCGCTAGACGCGGCTCCGCGTCGCGCACGTGCTGGAGGTGGACGCCCGGGAACTGGTGGGGATGGACGGCGAGCAGCCGTGTGTGATCGACAACCCGACGGTGTGGGCGGGTGTCCCGCAGCTCCTGCGCCAGGCGCAGGCCGGACGGATTCGCTACCAGGACGTCTGGGGGTTCGAGGCCGGCGGGGCCAACAGCTTCATCGCGGAGTTCCGCTATGAATTACATGCATAAGGAGGGCGCGATGAGAGTCGCAGGGTGAATTGTAACGGTGCTCGTCGCAGCCGCCACCGCCTGGATCGCGGTCCCGGCTCCGGGATCCACGCAGGACGTGCGATACGAGGTGTGGACGATCGATCAGGCCGATGCGGCCCGCGGCGGGGCGAAGCTGCACATCTACAATGGGCAGCAACTGGAAACCGGCGCGGCGCAGCCGGAGGTCGTCGATCTCAACGCGGCGGCGTCCGGCGTCGGCGACGGCCCGGGTGTGCGCCCGCACATGCTCGGGTTCACGGCCGATCACCGCCATGCGGTCATCGCCAACGTCGCCAGCGGTCACGTGTACGTCATGCGGGCGTCCGACCGGAAGATCACTGCCAGCATCGATGTCGGCGAGCAGGCGCACCACGCCGAGGTCTCGCCCGACGGTGCTTGGATCTTGGTCGCCAACCAGAACGGCAAGCGGTCTGCGCGCATCCGGGCTGACTTTGCCGCCGAGCGCTTCTCCTACAATCGCGCCGACGACCTGGACCTGGGCAGGCTGGAGGGCGCGGGGACGCCGGACAACGCGCCGATCTGCCCGGTGATCACCGGCGGGAAGGCCTATGTGACGCTGCGCGGCGGCGGCCTCTACGTCGTCGACTACCGCAGCACGCCGATGCGCGTGCTGCGGTCGTACGCGCGCTCGGAGGTCGCGCCTACGGGCTGCGGCGGTGCCGTGGTCGGCTCGAAGGTGTACATCAACTCGGGGACGGCGGAGAGCTCCGACCTGTACGTGTTCGACGCCGCGTCCGACGCCCTCCGGAACAGCCTGCGGCTGTCCTGGACGGGAGAAGACGGGCACGGCATGGTCCTGGTGGGCACCTATCTGTGGATGGGCAACCGCGGCAGCGGCAACATCGTCACCATCAGCACGACAGTGGAGGCGCTGGCGGGATTCATCACCGACGTCGGGGCGGCGCCCGACATCATGGGGGTCTCGCCAAACGGCCGCTTTGTCTACGTGGCCTACCTGCCCGAGACGTCCGGTCGGCACCGCGCAGAATCATTACCCGCATACTGACTCCTGGTGACGCCGCCGGCGCCCGGCGGGCCTTACCCTGCAGAGGAGAATTCGCCCTCAGGGAGTGCATAGGCCATGGCGACAGAGTCTATGTGGTTCCTGGACACACTGGTCTCTGTGCGGGTCGCCTGGGCGGAGAACACCGACCACATCTCGGTCCTGGAGCACCGGGCGCCCGCAGGAGACTCCCCGCCCCTGCACGTCCACCACACCGAGGACGAGGTCTTCTGCGTCCTGGAGGGGGCACTTCGCCTGCGGGTGGGCGGGGAGGACCGCACCGTCGGCCCCGGGCAGGTCCTGGTGGCGCCCAAGGGTGTGGCCCACACCTACCGGGTCACCTCGCCGGAAGGCGCGCGGTGGCTCACCATCACCACGCAGCGCGACTTCGAGAACTTCGTGCGGGCCATGGCGCGGCCCGCCCTCCGTCCCGACCTGCCGCCTGTGTCCGGGCCTCCCACACCCGAGGCCGCGGCGGCGCTCGTGGAGACGGCACGCCGGTTCGGGATCGAGATCGTGGGGCCACCGCTGGCGTAGCCGGCGTTCCCTGGGCGGCCGGCGGGCGTCACCCACATCGGGTTACGGGAGGCATGACCGTGGCGCTCCTCCGCACGTACATGGCCGACTGCGATCTCCCTGGCATGACTGCTCAGCAGCTGGCGGGCACCGAGGCGCGCGCCCGTCGGGCATGCGAGCAGGCGGCCGCGGCCGGCGCTGTCGTCCGGTACCTGCGCGCCATCTGGGTGCCGGGAGACTGGCGCGTCATGTACCTGTTCCAGGCCCACGATGCCGCCGTCGTGGAAACCGTCTGCCAGGCGGCGCAGATCCCGTTCCTGCGCGTCGTCGACGTCGTCGACATGAGCGTGCGGTGAAGGCCATCACGCGAACGGCTTGAGCTGGGGGATCTCGCCGACCTCCGTGCCCAGCCGCCGGGCCCGGGCGCGGGCGTAGACGCGCCCGGCCACCACCAGGTCCTGCATCGCCGTGCCCACGGTCTTCAGCACGAGCACGTCGTCCGGATGGGTGCGCAGCCGCCGACCGTCACGCAGGACGTCGGCGAGCGGCACGAGGCGGTCCGGGGCCAGCACCCCCGCGTCCAGCGCGGCCCGCACGTCGCCCGACTCGGCGTGCACGCCGCGCACGGAGTCGACGAGCACCCAGCGGGCTCGCCGCAGCGACTCGACGTCGAGTTCCCGCAGGTCGAGCCGGGTCGACCCGATGGACAGCACCGTGGCGCCCGGGAGCACCCGCCGGCCGTCGAGCACCGGCTCGGCGCTCTTGGTGGCGAGCACGAGCACGGGCGCGCGGGCGACCACGGCATCGGCGGAGTCGACCGCGACGACCGGCCGTCCGATGCGCGCGCGCATCTCGGCAGCGAACGCCTCGCGGCTGGCGCGTCGCGGGCTGTAGACGACCGCCTCCGCAAACGGCAACGCCTCGGCCATGGCGGCCAGCAGGCCGCGCGCCTCGTAGCCGCTGCCCAGCACGCCCAGGACACCCACCGGGCCGTCGAGCATGTGTTGCGCGGCGAGCACCGCGACGCCCGCTGTGCGCATCTGCGTGATCTGGGCGGCGTCCATGACCGCCAGCAGCTCGCCGCTCCCGGCGTCGTAGAGGAGGATCAGGTAGCGGACGCCGGCGCCCCGCACCAGGTTCATCACCTTGCAACCCATGTAGCCCGCGCCGTCGATCCCCACCACCGCCGGCATGATCCGCAACCAGCCGGAGGGCACGTCGGTGGTCAGGCGGTCGGGTTGCACCACGCGTCCCTCGGCCTCGGCGCGAAACCCGGCCCGCAGGGCCTCCAGGACCTCGGCGGCTGTGAGGCAGGCCGCGACCTGCTCGGCGGTCAGCACCAGGGCCATCACAGCATCCCGGGCCGCGGCGCAGGCCCTCCGACCTCCTCAAGCGCTCGAACCGGGTCCCCAGCGCGAAGCACCGCCGAGACCACCGCGACCCCCGCAGCACCGGCCTGCAAGCACACCGCCACCGTGTCCCGGGTAACGCCTCCGATCGCCAGTACCGGCACCCGTGCCTCCCGGCAAAACTCGCGCAGCGCCTCCACCCCCACCCCCAAACCCGCTTTGGAGCCCGGAGCGAACACCGGGCCGAACACGACGTAGTGGGCCACTCGCTCAGCGGCCCGCAGGGCTGCCAGGTTGTGGACACTGGCGGATCTCATCAGTTGCGCCGCTTCCGGCGGAACTGCGTGGGGGATCTGAGACTCCGGCCAGTGCACTCCCGCGAACCCCAGCTCCCGCGCCATGCCCGCAGGTCCGTTGAGGGTCAGGGGAAAGCTCCGCCCGAGGATCTCCGCCGCCTCCCGGGCCAGCTTCTCGAGGGATCCGCTGGGCCTGTCTTTGGCCCTGACCTGTACGGCCGCGGGCACCGCGGGCTTTGCAAACCTGAGGCGCTCCAGCACCCGTCGCCACGAGGCCTCCCCGCCCGCAGCGTCCACGTCCGCCACCACCACCAACCGCGGAATCGGAAGACCACCCCGAGAATCGCTGGCACGATCGTTGGAAGCCCCGGGCTCCCTGTCCAAAACAGTTTCTCCTCGCTATGGCCAGGCGGGTTCTTCCACCCGGCCCTCCAGGGGCGAGGAGGGCTCCGCCCAGAACCGCTTCGGCATCCGGCCCGCCACGTATGCGGCGCGGCCCGCCATGGCGGCGTGCCGCATGGCCCGCGCCATGGTCACAGGGTCGTGCGCCCGGGCCACCGCGGTGTTGAGGAGGACCGCGTGGCAACCCAGCTCCATGGCGATGGCCACGTCGGACGCCGTCCCCACCCCAGCGTCCACGATCACGGGCACCTTGGCCCGGGACACGATGAGGGCGATGTTGTGCGGGTTGCGGATTCCCAGCCCGCTGCCGATGGGAGCGCCCAGGGGCATCACGGCCGCGCAGCCCACGTCCTCCAGCTTCCTGGCCAGCACCGGGTCGTCGTTCGTGTACGGCAGCACCACGAAGCCACGCGCCACCAGATCCCTGGCCGCCACCACCAGCTCCGCAGGGTCCGGAAGCAAGGTGTCCTCGTCCGCGATGACCTCCAGCTTGATCCAGTTGGTGCCCAGGGCTTCCCGGGCCAGCTCTGCCACCAGCACCGCCTCCGTGGCGGTGAAGCAGCCCGCGGTGTTGGGCAGGACGTCGATGCCGTGGGCCCTCAGCAGCCGGTACAGGTCCTCGCCCTCCGCAGATGGCCGCACGCGCCGCAGGGCCACGGTCACCATCTCCACCCCCGCAGCCGTCAACGCGTCCACCAGGACCTGGTAGCTGGGGTAGCGCGCGGTGCCCAGGATCAGCCGCGAGTGAAACGTGCGGCCCGCCAGCTCCCACGGGTCTGTGTCCCACAGCCCTTGCACGTGGACCACGTCAGCCTCCTTGAACTGCCCGGACGAACTCCACCCGGTCGCCCTCCTGTAGCTGGTACTGGCCCCACTGAGAGCCGGGTACGACCTGGCTGTTCACCGCCGCCGCCGACCCGGGCATGGGCTCGCCTAGCAACTCGGCCAGGGTGGTGCCTGCACGCACCTCCCGCAGCTCGCCGTTCACCCGCACCTGCACCGCACGGTCCACGGCTCACCCCCCCTGGAACCGCCGGGGGTCCACAGAGGCCAGCATGTGGTGGTCGGTCCCCTCCACCACGTGCCGGACCAACACGGCGCTCAGCGGCGCCAGCTCCACGCCTTTGCGGTAGTGGCCGGTGGCCACCAGGAGGCTGGCTCTCTCGTCCAAGGGCCCGACCGCGGGCACGTTGTCCCGGATGGCAGGCCGAAAGCCCACTGCCACCTCCCGCAAAGGCATCTCGTCCACACAGGGAAGCGGCCGCCGGCCTTCCCGCAAGAGCTCGTACACGCCCCCGGCCAGCGCCTCGCGCGCCCAGCCCCGTTCCTCCACCGTCGCCCCCAGCACCGTCTCCTGCCATGCTCGCGGGACCACGTAGACCCGCGGCGTCCTGACAACCCTCAGGGAGTCCAACCCCGCGCCCAACCGCAGCACGATCCCGCGCACAGGCCGCACAGGCAACGGGTACACGTCCTGCGGCAGCAGGGAAGCGCTCCAGGCACCCGCGGCCACGGCCACCTTTTCGGCCACCACCTCTTCTCCGCCCCGCAACCGCACGGCCCATCCGCCGTTCCGCCTGCGCACTTCCTCCGCGGGCGAGTGCTCCAGGATCCGCCCGCGGTGTACCTCCACACTGCGCCGGAGGGCCTGCAAGAGCCGCCGCGGGTCCACCTGCCAGTCGTGCTCCAACAGCAGCCCGCCCACCACCGACGGACCTAAAGACGGCTGCAGCTCCCGGGCTTGCTCCGTGGAAAGCCTCTGGGTCTGCAGCCCGAACCGCTTCTGCGCCTGCTCCAGGTGGGCCAGCTCCCGCAGGTCGTCCGCGTCCAGGGCCACCACCACCGTCCCCGACCGGTCGAAGCCCACGGAGACGCCAGACTCCGCCTCCAACCGCGCCACCCACTCCGGGTACATGCGGTGGCTCTCCAGGGCCAGATGAGTGGTGACCTCGGGAGTGGTGTCCGCCTCCGCCGCCGGGGCCAGCATCCCCGCGGCTGCAGAAGCAGCACAGCTATCCCCTACCCGGTCCCGCTCCAGGACCACCACGTCGTGGCCGTGGCGGGCAAGCTCTTCTGCGACTGCCAGGCCGATGATCCCTCCGCCCACGACCACGATTTCTGTCACGCCTGCAGCCCCCCGGAGACTTCGGACGCCCGCGTGGGCGGATCCGGCGATCCCCGCGAGCCCCGGCCGAAAGCGAGTGGCTTGATCAGGCGGGTGAGGGTCAACTGGAGGAACACGTATTGCGCATTCCCTCCGCCGGCATTACCCGGATCAGGTTCTACGGGTATCTCTCAGGCGAGCGAGTCCGCCTACCACCCCGTGCGCTCCAACACCATGGTCCACGAGCCGACGAAGGATTGTCAATCTTTGGGACGCGGGGTAACTGCGCCCCGCCCTTGGCCTACCGCAGTGGGCGGGCTCCCACCGCAGACCGAGGCAGCACGACCCTGACCGCTCGAGGCGGGTATGGCCCTTCGCGCCACGCGGCTCCCGGGCGCTGGCCTCCTTGAGGGCCGCGAGGGCTGCCACGGAGGTGCGCGGAATACTCTCCGGGAGAGCACCAGGAGGCTTTCGTCCGCGGGAGCGAAAGGGGTGAGTGTCGATGACGGTGCTGGTCCTAATCGCACAGCTTGTCCTCGGCATCTACTTCCTGATGGCGGCCTGGAACCACCTCGTGGCCAACCGCCAGGCCTTCGTGCAGTACGCCCAGGCCCGCGGCGTGCCGTCGCCATCGGTCACCGTGCCCCTCACCGGCCTCATGCACCTCGGGGCCGGGCTCAGCCTCCTTTTGGGCTACCAGGTGAAGATCGGCGCCTGGCTCGCGATCATCTTCCTGGTCCTGGCAGCCTTCCTCGTGCACCACTTCTGGACCGACGAGGGCATGGAGAAGATGGCCCAGATGGCCCACTTCACGAAGAACCTGGCGCTGGCGGCCGCGCTGCTCCTGGCGTCGCTGGTGGCGCCTGAGACGTGGGTGATCCGCCTGGGACCGTAGGGGTCGGACGCAGCTCCTCTCCTGTGGTCGAGGTGGCCGACCGCTCGACGCGGGCGGCCCGTGGGCCGTGCCGCGCCTGTAGGTGCTCGACGTCCGCCCATCGCCCCCGGGACCTTTGGCCGTCTCGTATCTTGGGACATCAGCGAGCGCCGCGTAAGCGCTGCTCGCCGTTGAGCGCTACTGGACACAGGTGGAGATCACGCAGGGAGCGTCGCCTGCGCGCACGAACTGCGACGGCGACGGAGTTCCCCAAACGGATGGGGTTCGCCAAAAGGGGGAGACCATGCGCCTGTGCTACCTGGGCGGCGAGGAGCGTCGTCGCTACCTGCAGGACGCCGCGAGTCCGGGGGTGACGGTCGAGACGCTCGACTTTGCGCCGTCGTGGCCGCGGCCGGACGTCATTGAGTCGCTCTACGACGAGGCGCTGCTGGCGCCGTGGACCGTCGAGATGTGCGTGGAGGCCGAACGCCGGGGCTTCGACGCGGTCGTCACGGGCTGCGCCGGCGACCCGGGCGTGGAGGCCGCGCGCGAGCTGGTCCGCATCCCCGTCATCGGGCCGGGACAGGCGGGCCTGTACGCGGCAGCCATGCTGGGCGACCGGTTCGCGGTGCTCTCACCGCTGGAGAGCACCGTGCGGCCGACACGCGCGCTGGTCCGCCACTACGGCCTGGCCGAGAAGTGCGCAGCGGTGCGGTCCGTGGACTGCAGCGTGACGGAGTTGCGGGCGGGCCGACACGAGACCTTCGAGAAGGTGCTCGCGGTGGCCCGCCGCTGCCTCGCCGAGGACGGTGCCGACACGCTGGTGCTGGCGTGCGCGAGCCTGAGCCACCGGTTCGGCGACGCGCTGGCTGCCGCGCTGCCCGTGCCGGTGGTGAACGTGCTCCGGGCGTCGGTGCGCCTGGCCGAGTTCCTGGTGGGCAGCCGCCTGTCGCACTCGAAGGTCGCCTACCCCACGCCGACCGCACGCGGGCACGGCGCGGCGGTGCGGGCAGGAGGTGGCGCGTGACGGCCCGATTGCGCGCGCGTCGCCCCGATGCCGCAGGGCACGACCTCCTGGCGCAGGTGTCGCTGCCCCGCATGTGGCGCGACCTCGAGGTCCTGTGCAGCATCGACCGCACCTCGGGCACCGCGGGCGAGCGGCGGGCCATGGACTACATCGTGCAGCAACTGCGCGCCGAGGGCATCCGCGTCGAGGTGCACGAGTTCGATGCGTACCTGAGTTACCCACGGGAGGCCCGCATCGAGGTGCTCGCTGGCGAGGGGCTGCCGCGCGAGATCGCGGCGAAGACGCGCGCGTTCTCCGGCACGACCCCGCCCGAGGGCATCACCGCCGAGGTCGTGTACGTGCCCGGCGGGGTCGACCTGTTCCGTGACACCGAGACCCACCGGCGGCTGGAGGCCGGCGCCATCGCCGGCAAGATCGTGCTCTCCGAGGCCGGCAGCCGGCGCAACATGCAGACCGCCCAGGAGCGCGGGGCGGTGGCCTACCTGCACACCTGGCCCAGCGACGAGGACGCAATCCACGAAGGGATCGTCTCGCCCGTCTGGGGCGCGCCGACGCCCGAGGTCGTCCACGCGTTCCCCCGCATCCCCATCCTGAGCATCACGAAGGCCAGCGGTGAGGCGCTGCGCGCCGCCCTGGCCCGGGGCCCGGTGCGCCTGCGGGTGCACAGTCGCGTCGAGACCGGGTGGCGGCCGGTGGTGTTGCCGGTGGCGCACGTGCCGGGCCGCACCGACGAGTTCGTGCTGTTCTCCGGGCACGTCGACTCCTGGCACCTGGGTGCGACCGACAACGCCACGGGCAACGTGGTCACCATGGAGGTCGCGCGGATCCTGCACGGCGCCCGGGCGCGGTTGTACCGGGGGGTGCGCTGGGCGTTCTGGCCGGGGCACTCCACCGGGCGGTACGCGGGCTCGACCTGGTACGCCGACCGCTTCTGGCACGAGCTGGCCGAGCGCTGCGTGTTGCACATCAACTGCGACTCGCCGGGTGTCGTCGGCGCGACCGTCTACGACCCCATCACTGCCACGGCCGACGTGGCCGGCTTCGGCACCGCGCTGGTCCGGGAGCTCACCGGGCAGACGGTGGGCTGGGAGCGGCCCGTGCGGGCCGGCGACCAGTCGTTCTGGGGCGCAGGCGTGCCGTCGCTGTTCATGGGCCTGTCGCTGCGGCCCCCGGGACAGCGCTGGCACGTGGGCGGCTCGGGCCTGGGCTGGTGGTGGCACACCGAGGCCGACACGCTGGACAAGGTCGATCCCGAGGTCCTGCGCCGCGACGCGCAGATCTACCTGCTGGCGGCCTACCGGTTCGCTGCAGTCCCCCTCCCGCCCCAGGAGGTGGCGCCCGCCGTGGACGAGTTGCGGACCGTGGTGGCGGCGTTGCAGCGCGACGTGGGCGATCGGTTCGACCTGACGCCGGTGGCCGCGGCCCTGGACGGCCTGGCGCAGCGGGCGCGCCGGTTCGACCGGATCGCCGCGGCCACCGCGCGCGCAGGCGGCCCGCCGCGCCGTGTCGAAGCGCTGGTGCGTGCGCGGCGGGCCGCCATCCGGGCGCTGGTGCAGGCGGGCTACGTGGCCGGCAGCCCTTTCGACCACGACCCGGCGGTGCCGCAGCGACCGCTGCCCGCCCTGGCCGATGCGCAAGACCTGAAGCACCTGGACCCGGCGTCGCACGAGGCGCGGCTGCTGGTCACGCGTCTGGGGCGCCGACGCACCCAGGTCGTCCACACGCTGCAGGCCGCCGCGGCCGCCCTGGACGCGGTGGTGGGCAGCGACCGATCTCGTCGGAGGTGAAGCACATGCATCCGATCCGTCGTGTGACGCTCCGGTTCGCCCCACTGGTGGTGGCGGCTGTCGCCCTGGCCGTGGCCGGCAGCGGGCTGCCGGGCGCCGCGCAGGCGCGCGGCGGGACGTTCACGCTGCCGATCATCGACAACGCCCGCATGTGGCCCATCGTGGGCGGCCTCCCCAACATCCTGGTCAACAAGGTGCTCTACAGCACCCTGGTCAAGTACGACCCCAACAACTGGCAGCCGGTGGGCGACCTGGCGGAGCGGTGGACCCTGGGCGACGACAGGCTGACGTGGACCTTCACCCTGCGCCGCAACGTCACCTGGCACGACGGCCAGCCCTTCACGGCCCGGGACGTGAAGTTCACCATCGAGCGCCTGTGGCTGAACCCGCAGGTGCCCTTCTTCCAGCGGGGCAACGTGAGCGAGATCAGCCGCGTGGACATCGTCGACGACTACACCGTGCGCATCGTGACCAAGACGCCGTTCGCCACGCTGCCGGTGATGCTGGGCTACCTGGCCAACATCCTGCCCGAGCACATCCTGGGCCGCTACACCGTCGACCAGCTGCGCAACCCCGTGGAGTTCCTGCGCAACCCCATCGGCACCGGGCCGTTCCGGTTCGCCGAGGCGGTGCTGGGCTCCCACGTCCGCCTGGTGGCCTACGACCGGTACTTCGGCGGCCGGCCGCGGCTCGATGCCATCGTCTTCCGCGTGGTGGCCGACCTGGAGCAGCAGCTGGCGCAGCTGCAGACCGGCCAGCTCGACCTGATGATCATCGAACCCCACCAGCTGAGCCTGGTGCAGCGGATGCCCAACGTCCAGGTGATCGACGCACCCCAAGTCAACTACACCTTCGTGGCCTTCAACCACAAGCTCGAGCCGTTCGGCGACCGCAAGGTGCGCCAGGCCCTGACCCACGCGGTGGACCGCAAGGCGATCCTGGACAAGATCTACCAGGGGAAGGGCCGCCTGGCCACCGGGCCCATCAACCCGCTGATCAGCTGGGCGTACACCGACAAGGTCCACCAGTTTCCCTACAACCCCGAGCTGGCCAACCGCCTGCTGGAGGAGGCGGGCTGGACACGGGGGCCCGACGGCATCCGGCGCAAGGGCGGGCAGCCCCTGAAGATCACCATCGACGTCGACCGCGGCAACCCGGTGCGCGAGCAGACCGCGGTGGTGACGCGGCAGTACTGGCGCGACGTGGGCGTGGACGCCGACGTGCGCGTGAGCGAGTTCAACGCCCTGCTCTCGCGCATCCGGTCGCGGCCCAACCCGCTGCAGACCTGGACGCTGTGGTACATCACGCCGCCGGAGGCCGACATCCTGGCCTACTACCACACCCAGGGCACCCTCAACGAGTTCGGCTACGCCAACCCCGAGCTCGACCGCCTGCTGGAGGCGGGCCGCGCGACCTTCGACCTCAAGGAGCGGGCGAAGATCTACCACCAGGCCCAGAAGTTCATGGCCTGGGACGCGCCGGTGATCTACCTGGTCTACCCCCACGAGCTGCAGGCGATGAACCGCCGCGTGCAGGGGTGGGTGAAGATGGGCTACCGGGACGCCCTGACGCACATGACGAACGTCTCGATCGGACGCTGAGCCGCGCCCCGCGCATGGTGGTTGCGGACATCGACCACGGCGCCCGGGGCGCATGCCTCGATCGGGCGCTGCGGCACGCCCTCCTGCCGTGAGCCGTTACCTCCTGCGCCGGGCGCTCCACACGGTGATTTTGCTGGTGGTGGTCACCGTGGTGGTCTTCGCCATGGTCACCCAGGCCCCGGGCGGGCCGTCGATCCTGCTCGACCGCAACATGGGCCCCGAGGAGCTGGCGCGGATGCGGG is a window encoding:
- a CDS encoding aspartate/glutamate racemase family protein — encoded protein: MRLCYLGGEERRRYLQDAASPGVTVETLDFAPSWPRPDVIESLYDEALLAPWTVEMCVEAERRGFDAVVTGCAGDPGVEAARELVRIPVIGPGQAGLYAAAMLGDRFAVLSPLESTVRPTRALVRHYGLAEKCAAVRSVDCSVTELRAGRHETFEKVLAVARRCLAEDGADTLVLACASLSHRFGDALAAALPVPVVNVLRASVRLAEFLVGSRLSHSKVAYPTPTARGHGAAVRAGGGA
- a CDS encoding cupin domain-containing protein is translated as MATESMWFLDTLVSVRVAWAENTDHISVLEHRAPAGDSPPLHVHHTEDEVFCVLEGALRLRVGGEDRTVGPGQVLVAPKGVAHTYRVTSPEGARWLTITTQRDFENFVRAMARPALRPDLPPVSGPPTPEAAAALVETARRFGIEIVGPPLA
- a CDS encoding DUF4242 domain-containing protein, whose product is MTVALLRTYMADCDLPGMTAQQLAGTEARARRACEQAAAAGAVVRYLRAIWVPGDWRVMYLFQAHDAAVVETVCQAAQIPFLRVVDVVDMSVR
- a CDS encoding thiazole synthase; the protein is MQGLWDTDPWELAGRTFHSRLILGTARYPSYQVLVDALTAAGVEMVTVALRRVRPSAEGEDLYRLLRAHGIDVLPNTAGCFTATEAVLVAELAREALGTNWIKLEVIADEDTLLPDPAELVVAARDLVARGFVVLPYTNDDPVLARKLEDVGCAAVMPLGAPIGSGLGIRNPHNIALIVSRAKVPVIVDAGVGTASDVAIAMELGCHAVLLNTAVARAHDPVTMARAMRHAAMAGRAAYVAGRMPKRFWAEPSSPLEGRVEEPAWP
- a CDS encoding ABC transporter substrate-binding protein: MIAGTVASGRFLVPYLTSPFGVQAAPAPPPETSTIRLGSLPCDHPIMASEPFLREEGFTNVEILAGGQLASGRTDIEAGFGVWSITSLLQAGQRPVVLAPLHPGCIEIWAQPGIRSLQDLRGRRVVVTARTFENLAYSGFAIVLKQAGLDPAEVNWVIQPDANLVALYLAGQNDAVWSASVGAAALRRNPANPGHVIHNQLMDRPWSLTACCLLLARQEWYRAHPVAAKRAVRAILRAADAQTASRADAVKRATDRGLFGGPANFDNVLYTASMVPANWRDLDMERSLRFYARLVADVGLLTVGVDEVVRTVEPRIFDELRAELRPR
- the thiO gene encoding glycine oxidase ThiO, which translates into the protein MTEIVVVGGGIIGLAVAEELARHGHDVVVLERDRVGDSCAASAAAGMLAPAAEADTTPEVTTHLALESHRMYPEWVARLEAESGVSVGFDRSGTVVVALDADDLRELAHLEQAQKRFGLQTQRLSTEQARELQPSLGPSVVGGLLLEHDWQVDPRRLLQALRRSVEVHRGRILEHSPAEEVRRRNGGWAVRLRGGEEVVAEKVAVAAGAWSASLLPQDVYPLPVRPVRGIVLRLGAGLDSLRVVRTPRVYVVPRAWQETVLGATVEERGWAREALAGGVYELLREGRRPLPCVDEMPLREVAVGFRPAIRDNVPAVGPLDERASLLVATGHYRKGVELAPLSAVLVRHVVEGTDHHMLASVDPRRFQGG
- a CDS encoding thiamine phosphate synthase; the protein is MADVDAAGGEASWRRVLERLRFAKPAVPAAVQVRAKDRPSGSLEKLAREAAEILGRSFPLTLNGPAGMARELGFAGVHWPESQIPHAVPPEAAQLMRSASVHNLAALRAAERVAHYVVFGPVFAPGSKAGLGVGVEALREFCREARVPVLAIGGVTRDTVAVCLQAGAAGVAVVSAVLRAGDPVRALEEVGGPAPRPGML
- the thiS gene encoding sulfur carrier protein ThiS — translated: MDRAVQVRVNGELREVRAGTTLAELLGEPMPGSAAAVNSQVVPGSQWGQYQLQEGDRVEFVRAVQGG
- a CDS encoding M28 family peptidase, with amino-acid sequence MTARLRARRPDAAGHDLLAQVSLPRMWRDLEVLCSIDRTSGTAGERRAMDYIVQQLRAEGIRVEVHEFDAYLSYPREARIEVLAGEGLPREIAAKTRAFSGTTPPEGITAEVVYVPGGVDLFRDTETHRRLEAGAIAGKIVLSEAGSRRNMQTAQERGAVAYLHTWPSDEDAIHEGIVSPVWGAPTPEVVHAFPRIPILSITKASGEALRAALARGPVRLRVHSRVETGWRPVVLPVAHVPGRTDEFVLFSGHVDSWHLGATDNATGNVVTMEVARILHGARARLYRGVRWAFWPGHSTGRYAGSTWYADRFWHELAERCVLHINCDSPGVVGATVYDPITATADVAGFGTALVRELTGQTVGWERPVRAGDQSFWGAGVPSLFMGLSLRPPGQRWHVGGSGLGWWWHTEADTLDKVDPEVLRRDAQIYLLAAYRFAAVPLPPQEVAPAVDELRTVVAALQRDVGDRFDLTPVAAALDGLAQRARRFDRIAAATARAGGPPRRVEALVRARRAAIRALVQAGYVAGSPFDHDPAVPQRPLPALADAQDLKHLDPASHEARLLVTRLGRRRTQVVHTLQAAAAALDAVVGSDRSRRR
- a CDS encoding DoxX family protein; this translates as MTVLVLIAQLVLGIYFLMAAWNHLVANRQAFVQYAQARGVPSPSVTVPLTGLMHLGAGLSLLLGYQVKIGAWLAIIFLVLAAFLVHHFWTDEGMEKMAQMAHFTKNLALAAALLLASLVAPETWVIRLGP
- a CDS encoding ornithine cyclodeaminase family protein, translated to MALVLTAEQVAACLTAAEVLEALRAGFRAEAEGRVVQPDRLTTDVPSGWLRIMPAVVGIDGAGYMGCKVMNLVRGAGVRYLILLYDAGSGELLAVMDAAQITQMRTAGVAVLAAQHMLDGPVGVLGVLGSGYEARGLLAAMAEALPFAEAVVYSPRRASREAFAAEMRARIGRPVVAVDSADAVVARAPVLVLATKSAEPVLDGRRVLPGATVLSIGSTRLDLRELDVESLRRARWVLVDSVRGVHAESGDVRAALDAGVLAPDRLVPLADVLRDGRRLRTHPDDVLVLKTVGTAMQDLVVAGRVYARARARRLGTEVGEIPQLKPFA